CGCCAACTTACCTAATAGCTTCACATTTTGTTTGTCACAGGCAGTTTTAAAATCAATCAGCAATTTCTTTGATTGCTTAGCAGGATACAAGGGACTATCTGTCATTCTTATGAAACTCGTTGTATCGACGATTTGATCTGGCTCTAGAATGTACACATAAAGATTCGGTTTCCATTTTGTCTGCCATTTGATCGCACCGTCAAGAGGATTCATCACAGTCCAGTCTGAAAATCCTACGGAGTCACTTGGTTCAATCTTTGAACAAAGACTCGTTAATAAGGGAACCGAAACTTTTCCATATTTATAGGCAGAATAAGCTCCTAAGATCGAGAGCATATCCGCTGTACTGCTAGAATAGCCCTTCCCAACAGAAATATCTGTTTGAAAAGTATAGTCGAAATCTATTTGATCTGTTAGTTCATTGATGACTTGCAGCATTTTAGGCCGCAGCCCTTCTTCCATGACACCTGTTTGAGGGCCAATCACTACTTGACTTTTCTTTTCAATGCCATAAGACATCAAAAACTCTTCACCATCTACCACACATTGAAACAATTCTCCGCAAGAGCCTGGACAAGATGCTATCATTGTTCCCTTCACTCTTCTTTTCCTCCAAGAATCGCTTCCAGAGCAGTTAATAAACAGCTATTCTCTTGTCTACTACGAATCGCAATGCGGTAGTAATCGCTACTTAAATTGTGGTAGTTAGAACAGGAGCGGATAAAAATGTTATGGCGCCATAATTCTTCACGTAAATCCTTAGATCCCGTATACTGAAAGAAAATATAATTGACACTTGGTTTTAGAATCCTTAATGCAGAAAAAGATTTCAAGGATTGATAAAGGAAGTCTTTCTCCTTTTGTAACCATTTTAAAGTTTGAGTTTGATAATCTCGATCCTTTAAAATCACCGGCAAGGCTTGAAGAGCCAATGCATTGATCGTCCATGGAGCCCGTCGTTCATTAATTTTTGCTAAACAAGGATGAATCCCTAGAGCGTAGCCTAAGCGTAAGCCTGGTATAGCGTAAAATTTCGTTAGAGAGCGAACGACAATCGCATTTGCAAAATCACTCAAGTACGGAACAAAACTATATGCTTCCTCGTCTTCTAAAAAGTCAATAAAAGCTTCATCTAGAATAAAATGAATATTCTGTTCCAGCAATTTTTTTCCGATTTCTAGCAAGTGACCAACTGGAGCAAGGGAGCCAGTTGGATTGTTAGGATTACACAATAAGACAACATCTCCAGCTTCCAATTGGGCTATATCGGATAATAGACCTTCCACAGTCCAAGTAAAATGAGGAGCTGATAAATGATGATAAAGAATTTCTGTCCCTTCTTGATGAAAAGCTTTTTCATATTCCATGAAGGTGGGACTTAAAATCAGTAATCTCTTCGGCTTTAAGGTTTGAGCTAGTTCGTAAAATAACCCAACTGCACCATTTGACAAAAGGATTTCTAGATCTTGATTTCCATGATGCTCCCTCAGCAAATCCTTTTCATATTGGTTGGTGATATCCGGATATTCCGTAATTCTATCAATACTGTCCACTAAGACTTGGCGGAGGCTTGTAGAAACTCCAAGCGGATTGATATTGGCACTAAAATCAATCCACTTTTCAGAAGAGTTCCCATTTTTTTCAGCTAATAGACGTCCATTCCCTCCGTGTTCAACAATCATACACATCTCCTTCTTGAAAGATAAAGTAGTCCTTTTAGATTATATCATGTTTACTCACTCTCAAGAAAGTCCTTTAAAGCATCGATTCCAGTATTCTCTGTTGAAGAAATTTCAAAAATCCGTTTCACACCCGCATCTAACAACTGCTTGCGCGCGAATTCTAATTGCTCCTCAGAGTCTACCAAATCAATTTTGCTAATGATTCCGATCACATCTTGGTTGAATAATGAAGAAAATCCTTGAGGAAAAGTTTGCATGGTTGAATTTCCTGCGATTAAGAGTCCAATGATTTCAGCTTCTGCTGCAGTCACTGTTAACGCATTGTAATAGCGTCTGTGTTGTAAAAATTCACCTGGCGTATCAATAATACTATCGTGAAATTGAACAGCCTGCGTTTTAAAATACTCAATATCTAATCCTTTTAATCGTTGGGTTAGCGTTGTTTTACCCACTCCCACTGAACCAACAAACATGATTTTCTTCATAAATCTCCCCTATTTTTTAATTAATTGTGCCTCATCAGTTCCTAACTTGATTGTTTCTCTACTCTTAACTAAAACCCCTTTGTTTTCATCACGACCTTGTAGGAAGTATTTGGCATCTTTGCTATCATATGTATCTACTGCAGTCTGTGAAAGTAAGCCAATTCCTTTTGATGGATCCCGTAATAGGTTAAAGATGATTCCCATCTGTAATCCTTCAAAATCTTTCAACATTGCATAGTCCCCATTACTATCTCCAGCAATTAGAATAGGATCTTGGTTGCCATGTTTATCTGCAATGAACTTCTTGATTGTTTTTGTTTTTCCTTCACCTTGTGTTTGGAAGTAGTCGTTATTGTATTCTGATTGAATGACACCAGAATCATTTTTAACGAGTTCCATTCCATAAACATGGTCTTCAGTAATATTATATCCAAATTTTTCCTTTGTAGCAAAAGGAACAACAACATCTCGGAAGGAAGCAGAAACAACATAAACATCTATGCCATTATCTTGTAGTGTCTTATAAAGATTTTGCATCTCTTTTACTGCGCGAACACCACGTTTAAATTTGATTTCTACTTGACCAGCTTCACCCTTCAAGCTTTCTGGGCTCACCCAAGTTTCATAAACTAAATCTTCTTTTAAGGCACGTTCAATTGATTTTTCCGATACGGCTTGAACTTCTTCTGAAGTCATACCTGTAAATAAGTAGGTAACCCATGGATAAGAAATATCTGAACTGAAAGTTCCACCAATTGCTTCGTAAAGATAACGTAATTTAGCACTGAAATCTTTATATTCGTCTAATTGTTTCACTTCATCAAGACTCTTAGTCCCTTTGAAACCTTTGAATTCGTTATAAAGAACAGTATAATCAGAAACGATATCCTTAGCAATCTTATCAATATTGACAGGATTTCCTTCTTTATTGTTATGATCTTCTTTAAAGTTATCCTCTGGGATATTTGTACGAATAGCCTTATCTAACTCTTCCGGTGTCATCTTAAAATCTAAGTTTTCAATTTGATAAGTAAAAGTTGCTTCACCAATGTCGTTGATTACTGTTGTGTTATCCCAGTCAAATACAGCATATGGTTTTGCTGATTCATCATATTTTGAACTAGATTTACCATTATCTTTAATGACATTGCTTAATTTCTTATATAGCTTATCCTCCCACTGACCACGATTGAGTACTTGATCTTCCTTAGAAACACTTGTTTCTTGTTTAGCTTTACTAGGCTCTGTTGTTTTGGATGACTGAGAAGCCTGGCACCCAACCATAAATAAGGCTAAACCACAAACGAAAAAGAGACGATGTTTCTTCATAAGAAAACCTCCAAAATAAAATTTAATTAGAAAAAAGGCAATAAAGGACCTATGATTTGAAACGGTTGCTCCATTGCAATCATAGGCCTCATTGCCTTTTATATTATTCCACACCCATTATACTAATTAGACAATTGAATGTCAACCGAAAACGGTTACATTTTTTATCACAAATAAAATTCTACTATTCTACAAAACAATATAGTAAAATGATATTTACGAATAATTGGGTAATGAGTTCCTACTTCATGAAGCGAATTTTATTTTTCTGAAAATTCGTTTTCATTGTCTTCTCCTCTATCCTCTGCTATACTTGGATTATCAAAGAAAGGAGACAAGCCTATGACATTGTCCAATAAATTCACACTTTCTCTTGCCTCACTGGCAGTTCTTGGTCTTTTAGCAGCCTGCTCGAATCCGACAGCTCAAACACCTGCAAGCTCTGCTAGTTCACAACAGGTCGCGTCAAGTGCTTCAAGCTCTAAAACTTCTCAAACGGCTAGCCAACCTGAAAATCTAGATGGGACATACAAGGGGACTGATGAAACTGATCAGATCACTCTGACCCTTTCTGGTACGACGGGCACATGGGAAGAGCTTGAAAGCGATGGCGAGAAAGAAAGCAAACCTGTAACCATTCACGCTGACAATCATACTCTCACTGTAGGGGATGATCTCAAATATTACAAACTAGAAGGTAACCAACTCACTATTGAAGATGACGATCGCGATCCTTCTGATACCATTGTATTAACTAAATAGCATAAAAAAAAAGAGGTTAGGATGTTGATCCCAACCTCTTTTTTCATCTTAATGGAACTGCATTCCACCATCCACGATAATGGTTTGTCCTGTGATGTAGTTTGAATCTGGTCCAGCAAGGAAGCTAACCGCTGCTGCTACATCTTCTGGTTCTGAAAGACGTTTCAAAGTGATATCTTTAGCGAATGTTTGCATACCCCATTCGTCATCTTTACCTGCGTTCTTACCAACTTCATGGGCAATGTCAAACATCATTGGAGTCTTGACGATACCTGGTGCATACGCATTGACAGTGATGCCTGAATCCGCCAAGTCACGCGCCAAGGTTTGCGTAATTCCACGCACAGCGAATTTAGTACCACCATAAACAGTCAAGTTAGGGTTACCTACAACACCTGCTTGTGAAGTTGCATTGATGATTTTTCCGCCATGGCCAAGCGCTTTGAATTGAGCTTGTGCAGCTTGAGCACCCCAAATCACGCCACCAACGTTAATAGCAAATGTACGTGTAAATTGTTCTTCTGTAATTGTATCAAGTGGTGTAGTTGGCGCAACACCTGCGTTGTTTACGACAACATTCAAATCTCCAAAATGGTCAACAACTTTTTGGAAAGCTGCAGCCACTTCTGCTTGTTTGGATACATCGGCAACGACTGCAAAAGCATTTTCTGCGGACAACTCAGCAACTGCTTTTTCAGCTGTTTCGGCATTGTAGTCCAATACTCCAACCTTAAAGCCATCTTGTACCAAGCGTTTTGCGATTGCAAAACCAATTCCTTGACCAGCACCTGTGACAATAGCTACTTTAGACATATGATTCCTCCTTGGTATCAATGATACCAGCAAACGTTCCTATCAGAACAGCAAGGGTTGACAACTAGTTTTGATGGGGTCTATTATAAATATCCGACAAAACTATGCTAACAGTATACTCCTTTGTGAAAAAAGTGTCAAACTCTGGCCTGTTATTTTTTAAAAAAAGTTCATTTATATGATATTTTTATTTAGTGATAAGTGAAATAGAATATGGCTTTTAACCAAAACAGATAACTGTTCTATTCTGTAAAAACTACATGAGGTTGGGACTAAAGTCCTAGCCTCTCAATTATTTTTGGATTGTCAAGCAAGACGCAGTGGTTGAGTGGGCTCTACTACGCTGATTTCATCAGCTTTTACAGCCCTACTCAACTGTGCGGAGGTGGGACGACGAAATCGAATTCTAACGAATTACCGATTTCTGTCCCACTCTCTCTCATAAACTATTCATTTGATGGGTCCCTTTAGTCATCAGATTCCGCAAATACTTGAGTGGCTTTGACTGCTTTCTTCCACCCCTTGTACAGTTCCTCTTTACGGGCTTCATTCATCTTGGATTCAAAGATTTGGGCTGCTCCATGAAGAGATTTTAATTCTTCCAAGTCCTTCCAATAGCCTACGGTCAGACCTGCTAGGAAGGCTGCTCCTAAAGCCGTTGTTTCCAGGTTTTTCGCGCGGGCAATCTCAATCCCAAGAATATCTGCCTGAAACTGCATTAAATAATCATTTTTTGCTGCTCCTCCGTCTACTTTTAGGACAGGGATAGGAGTTTTGGCATCTACCTGCATGGTGTCGATGATATCGCGTACTTGATAGGCAATGGATTGAAGAGTTGCCTTGATAAAGTCTTCCTTGGTCGTTCCCCTGGTAAGCCCAAAGACAGAACCACGCGCCTCTTGATTCCAGTATGGTGCTCCAAGCCCCGTAAAGGCAGGGACCACATAGATTTCATCCTGGTTCTGGGACTTCAGAGCATAGGCCTCGGATTCAGGTGAATTGTCTATCATACGCAGGCCATCGCGGAGCCACTGAATGGCACTTCCAGCGATAAAGATCGATCCTTCAAGGGCATAGTAGACCTTGCCATTAATCCCATATCCAATCGTCGTCAGCAAGTTATTCTCTGATAACTGCATCTCTTCACCCGTATTCATAATGATGAAGGACCCAGTTCCATAAGTGTTTTTGACCATCCCAGGTTCAAAGGCCAATTGGCCAAAGAGAGCAGCCTGCTGGTCCCCCGCCATCCCTGCAATCGGCACTTGTCCACCGTAGAAATGGAAAGGCGCTGTCTTGCCATAGATTTCAGAGTTTGACCGCACCTCAGGAAGCATGGCTTTAGGAATGTTGAGAATGTCTAAGA
The Streptococcus parasanguinis genome window above contains:
- the cobD gene encoding threonine-phosphate decarboxylase CobD — protein: MIVEHGGNGRLLAEKNGNSSEKWIDFSANINPLGVSTSLRQVLVDSIDRITEYPDITNQYEKDLLREHHGNQDLEILLSNGAVGLFYELAQTLKPKRLLILSPTFMEYEKAFHQEGTEILYHHLSAPHFTWTVEGLLSDIAQLEAGDVVLLCNPNNPTGSLAPVGHLLEIGKKLLEQNIHFILDEAFIDFLEDEEAYSFVPYLSDFANAIVVRSLTKFYAIPGLRLGYALGIHPCLAKINERRAPWTINALALQALPVILKDRDYQTQTLKWLQKEKDFLYQSLKSFSALRILKPSVNYIFFQYTGSKDLREELWRHNIFIRSCSNYHNLSSDYYRIAIRSRQENSCLLTALEAILGGKEE
- a CDS encoding haloacid dehalogenase-like hydrolase; this encodes MKKHRLFFVCGLALFMVGCQASQSSKTTEPSKAKQETSVSKEDQVLNRGQWEDKLYKKLSNVIKDNGKSSSKYDESAKPYAVFDWDNTTVINDIGEATFTYQIENLDFKMTPEELDKAIRTNIPEDNFKEDHNNKEGNPVNIDKIAKDIVSDYTVLYNEFKGFKGTKSLDEVKQLDEYKDFSAKLRYLYEAIGGTFSSDISYPWVTYLFTGMTSEEVQAVSEKSIERALKEDLVYETWVSPESLKGEAGQVEIKFKRGVRAVKEMQNLYKTLQDNGIDVYVVSASFRDVVVPFATKEKFGYNITEDHVYGMELVKNDSGVIQSEYNNDYFQTQGEGKTKTIKKFIADKHGNQDPILIAGDSNGDYAMLKDFEGLQMGIIFNLLRDPSKGIGLLSQTAVDTYDSKDAKYFLQGRDENKGVLVKSRETIKLGTDEAQLIKK
- a CDS encoding SP_0198 family lipoprotein translates to MTLSNKFTLSLASLAVLGLLAACSNPTAQTPASSASSQQVASSASSSKTSQTASQPENLDGTYKGTDETDQITLTLSGTTGTWEELESDGEKESKPVTIHADNHTLTVGDDLKYYKLEGNQLTIEDDDRDPSDTIVLTK
- a CDS encoding (S)-acetoin forming diacetyl reductase encodes the protein MSKVAIVTGAGQGIGFAIAKRLVQDGFKVGVLDYNAETAEKAVAELSAENAFAVVADVSKQAEVAAAFQKVVDHFGDLNVVVNNAGVAPTTPLDTITEEQFTRTFAINVGGVIWGAQAAQAQFKALGHGGKIINATSQAGVVGNPNLTVYGGTKFAVRGITQTLARDLADSGITVNAYAPGIVKTPMMFDIAHEVGKNAGKDDEWGMQTFAKDITLKRLSEPEDVAAAVSFLAGPDSNYITGQTIIVDGGMQFH
- the glpK gene encoding glycerol kinase GlpK, yielding MSQETFIMAIDQGTTSSRAIIFNKKGEQVSSSQKEFTQIFPQAGWVEHNANEIWNSVQSVIAEVFIESGIKPNQIEAIGITNQRETTVVWDKNTGLPIYNAIVWQSRQTAPLAEELKNQGYVETFHQKTGLVIDAYFSATKVRWILDHVEGAQERAEKGELLFGTIDTWLVWKLTDGAAHVTDYSNAARTMLYNIKELKWDDEILDILNIPKAMLPEVRSNSEIYGKTAPFHFYGGQVPIAGMAGDQQAALFGQLAFEPGMVKNTYGTGSFIIMNTGEEMQLSENNLLTTIGYGINGKVYYALEGSIFIAGSAIQWLRDGLRMIDNSPESEAYALKSQNQDEIYVVPAFTGLGAPYWNQEARGSVFGLTRGTTKEDFIKATLQSIAYQVRDIIDTMQVDAKTPIPVLKVDGGAAKNDYLMQFQADILGIEIARAKNLETTALGAAFLAGLTVGYWKDLEELKSLHGAAQIFESKMNEARKEELYKGWKKAVKATQVFAESDD
- a CDS encoding EutP/PduV family microcompartment system protein: MKKIMFVGSVGVGKTTLTQRLKGLDIEYFKTQAVQFHDSIIDTPGEFLQHRRYYNALTVTAAEAEIIGLLIAGNSTMQTFPQGFSSLFNQDVIGIISKIDLVDSEEQLEFARKQLLDAGVKRIFEISSTENTGIDALKDFLESE